The Bacteroides fragilis NCTC 9343 genome includes the window TTTACTTATTGTACGTACACCAAACCAGTTATTGACAATTCATCAAAAAAACAAATCCTAGGCCTTACAGTTGTTTGATGAAAAAGCAATTTATGTAACAAATTTAATGTTTAAAAAAATGAAAAAAGATTTCAACTTAACCAAGCTTTTTTATTCTTTTGCGATTGCTTTCTCAGTGGTAACCTTGTCTTCTTGCAACAACGATGACAATTCTCCGCTTCCTCCTCCATCCACCAACGATGTGGCAGGCACCTATAACGGAAAAGTACTGATAACTCCGGTGACTCCCGCCACTGTAAAAGAAAATGCCGGAGAAGCTCCCCAGGGACAAGACGTAAACGCTACGGTGAAAAATGACACGGTGTTCTTCGACAAATTGCCGGTAACCGAACTTATTACCTCCATTGTAGGCGATAAAGACAAAGCGGAAGCCATTGTCAAAGCCATCGGTGACGTAAAATACAAAGTAGGCTACAAGCCGGCTCTCAACACAGAGAAGGACAGCATCTACCTTGCTTTCGATCCGAAACCGTTGACCCTTCAACTGCCTGCAGCCGTAGAAGGCCAGGAAGGACAGACTGTTACCGTAACCATTTCGTCTCCGGACAAAGGCAGCTTTGCTTACAAGAAAAATCAGTTGAAGTTGAAGCTCAGCGCCGATAAAGTGGAACTGGCAGGCGTAGCGGTACCTGTTCCTCAGACCCTGTTCGACTTCGGTATGACCAAAAAGAAGTGATTGCCTGTTCAACACACGTAACAAGCAGTAGTCATAGGGGGTAAAGCCTGTAAAGACAGGCTTTATACCCGCATGAAAAAGTCCGTGCTCTCCCCCCCGGAGTGAACACGGACTTTCTGTTCCTTGAAACCATTCAAAAAAAAAAGATTATTTCACAGCAGCCAATGCCTTTTCATAATCCGGCTCCTGAGTAATCTCCGGCACAAGCTCTGTATAAGCTACTTTCCCGTCTTTCCCAATCACCACTACCGCACGCGCCAGCAGTCCGGCCAGCGGTCCGTCAGCCATCCTCACGCCATAGCTCTCGTCGAAGTCCGAAAAGCGGAAATCCGAC containing:
- a CDS encoding DUF4840 domain-containing protein, encoding MKKDFNLTKLFYSFAIAFSVVTLSSCNNDDNSPLPPPSTNDVAGTYNGKVLITPVTPATVKENAGEAPQGQDVNATVKNDTVFFDKLPVTELITSIVGDKDKAEAIVKAIGDVKYKVGYKPALNTEKDSIYLAFDPKPLTLQLPAAVEGQEGQTVTVTISSPDKGSFAYKKNQLKLKLSADKVELAGVAVPVPQTLFDFGMTKKK